A stretch of Nitrospira sp. DNA encodes these proteins:
- a CDS encoding sigma-54 dependent transcriptional regulator has protein sequence MSQTHILIIDDDQAVREVLEETLTNEGYAVSVAEDATSGVQMVKDHPVQIVITDFQLPDFDGLEVIDRISRIDAKIIPIVMTGFGTVECAVRAMKAGVITKPFDPDTAIVVVKKAVEFQRLRQENHLLRKAVRDQYRLEQLIGVSEPIRQVLDFVEKVADSDSTVLVQGESGTGKELVARMLHFNSSRKDRPLVPVNCGAIPENLLESELFGHEKGAFTGAAHTRMGRFEMANGGTIFLDEIGEMSLPLQVKLLRVLQERAFERVGGNRTIQVDVRIVAATNQDLEKMVEEKRFRQDLYYRLNVIPIVTPPLRDRRSDIPLLVEHFLTRFNQTKRTHVTGFAPEAMGFLAAYDWPGNIRELENMVERLVVLKKEGLLTVIDLPEKIRHKPARPAEMKEQFIRFTEDGIHLSNEVEQYENQLIVEALRKANGVTARAAQLLHVNRTTLVEKLKRKGFDAKAQVDALSN, from the coding sequence ATGTCTCAGACCCACATTCTCATTATCGACGATGATCAAGCGGTTCGCGAGGTTTTGGAAGAAACCCTCACGAATGAGGGCTATGCGGTGTCTGTCGCGGAGGACGCGACCAGCGGTGTCCAAATGGTCAAGGATCACCCTGTCCAGATCGTCATCACGGATTTTCAATTGCCGGACTTTGATGGTCTTGAAGTCATCGATCGCATCAGCCGAATCGATGCCAAAATCATTCCCATTGTGATGACGGGGTTTGGAACGGTGGAGTGCGCCGTGCGGGCGATGAAAGCGGGCGTTATCACCAAGCCCTTCGATCCGGATACGGCTATCGTCGTCGTCAAGAAAGCGGTAGAGTTTCAGCGCCTCCGCCAGGAAAATCATCTCCTTCGAAAAGCGGTCCGCGATCAATACCGGCTGGAACAGTTGATTGGCGTCAGCGAGCCGATTCGCCAGGTGCTCGATTTCGTGGAGAAGGTGGCGGATAGCGACAGTACCGTGCTGGTCCAGGGAGAAAGCGGAACCGGCAAGGAACTGGTCGCGCGGATGCTCCACTTCAACAGCTCGCGCAAAGATCGTCCGCTGGTTCCCGTGAATTGCGGCGCCATTCCTGAAAATCTGCTGGAGTCGGAACTGTTCGGCCATGAGAAGGGCGCCTTTACCGGCGCGGCCCATACCAGAATGGGCCGGTTCGAAATGGCCAACGGGGGGACGATTTTTCTCGACGAAATCGGTGAAATGAGCCTTCCGCTGCAGGTTAAGCTGCTGCGCGTGTTGCAGGAGCGCGCTTTCGAGCGGGTCGGCGGCAACCGGACGATTCAAGTCGATGTGCGCATCGTGGCGGCGACGAATCAGGATCTTGAGAAAATGGTGGAGGAAAAGCGGTTTCGGCAGGACCTCTATTATCGCCTCAATGTGATTCCGATTGTGACCCCGCCCTTGCGGGACCGGCGCAGCGATATCCCCTTGCTCGTCGAGCATTTTCTCACGCGTTTCAATCAGACGAAACGCACGCATGTGACGGGTTTTGCGCCAGAGGCGATGGGCTTTCTGGCAGCGTATGATTGGCCCGGTAATATTCGGGAGTTGGAGAATATGGTGGAGCGGCTGGTGGTCCTGAAAAAAGAGGGCCTCTTGACCGTGATTGATTTGCCGGAAAAAATTCGCCACAAACCCGCGCGTCCCGCGGAAATGAAAGAGCAGTTCATTCGCTTCACTGAAGACGGCATTCATCTCTCCAACGAAGTGGAGCAGTATGAAAATCAGCTGATCGTCGAAGCCTTGCGGAAGGCGAACGGCGTCACGGCGAGAGCCGCGCAGCTGCTCCACGTCAATCGGACAACCCTCGTCGAAAAACTCAAACGCAAAGGCTTTGACGCCAAAGCCCAAGTCGACGCGCTCTCGAACTAG
- a CDS encoding tetratricopeptide repeat protein, with protein sequence MKSSRLVWTQLILALLVWCVERSLAFGESPTAQPAASSTILPSAAGQPEQIELPGQPLPDDGPRLEGHSQGMDSLALQEGISAYKKEDWTQARRHFEKVLAQQPSSSLAPSALAFLAESFLLEGASNTHRLNAINQYKTLVLEYPQSDNALRAEWRIADLYLQQAWYHEAQSMYERAMAHSPNTPDGHRALLGLGYTFLALKKWTEAGQAFENVRKQSRYEQVLMPATVGLAHSLFRQRRFRDARVLYDLSYRRWPAAVRIDPMVLQRYAAIEMDAQHGGLGRELLLQFYNVIPRHPDAPGALLRLADSLLASDHRPSAELFLDFVAGHYRGSEAGDLAQVRLAALVSERLHQAGGQRLGLNVFETIHHGSEEGFAALDFETRMRAVAKQYDRHAIGSEALLYLARYHERRDEIPQALSVYKEIVERGERAPEDPWPITASRRLATLLQPWMEAAARSQDDVTLISLFQRHGPAGERHYLASPLLLTIADAHRRLGFIGEAGRLYQALVKANKLPALTEEALVSLGKTYLDQHDPAAARGVLERARLQFPDGRFQSEGLRLLVTAMMEEQDTAGLLHFCRQWILRHPRHPERPWMYQQLAAVLLQMKKPDEAVLAVEEAFKAGAPKSVAALMAYADLLSQLKRHEQANEVYHTVIEKKPSPAQIDWARLQIARGWRALKQYDRATVALAELGQSEDQLLTRFSAHYYDVIRQARQQPKEEGL encoded by the coding sequence GTGAAGTCATCACGATTGGTTTGGACACAATTGATCCTCGCGCTGCTTGTGTGGTGTGTCGAGCGTTCCCTCGCGTTCGGTGAATCGCCAACCGCTCAACCTGCCGCCTCCTCGACGATACTGCCGTCTGCTGCGGGGCAGCCGGAGCAGATCGAGTTGCCGGGCCAGCCTCTGCCCGATGACGGGCCTCGGCTGGAAGGCCATTCACAGGGGATGGATAGTCTGGCCTTGCAGGAGGGCATCAGCGCGTATAAGAAAGAAGACTGGACGCAGGCGCGCCGCCACTTCGAAAAAGTGTTGGCGCAGCAGCCCTCCAGCTCCTTGGCTCCCTCGGCCCTCGCGTTTCTGGCGGAATCGTTTCTTCTCGAAGGCGCCTCTAACACGCATCGCCTGAATGCCATCAACCAGTATAAGACGTTGGTGCTGGAGTATCCGCAATCGGATAATGCGCTTCGCGCCGAGTGGCGCATCGCCGATCTCTATCTGCAGCAAGCCTGGTATCACGAGGCCCAATCGATGTATGAGCGGGCCATGGCTCATAGCCCCAACACGCCGGATGGCCACCGGGCGTTGCTGGGGCTCGGGTATACCTTTCTGGCATTGAAGAAATGGACCGAGGCCGGACAGGCCTTTGAGAATGTCCGGAAGCAGAGCCGGTATGAACAGGTGCTCATGCCGGCAACGGTTGGCTTGGCCCACAGCCTGTTTCGGCAGCGGCGCTTTCGTGACGCGCGTGTGCTGTATGACTTGAGCTATCGGCGATGGCCTGCGGCCGTTCGGATCGACCCGATGGTGCTGCAGCGATATGCCGCGATTGAAATGGACGCGCAGCATGGCGGGCTCGGGAGAGAGCTTCTCCTGCAGTTTTATAATGTGATCCCTCGCCATCCCGATGCGCCGGGCGCTCTGTTGCGTCTTGCCGATAGTTTGCTGGCATCGGATCATCGCCCTTCGGCCGAACTCTTTCTTGATTTTGTGGCGGGCCACTATCGCGGTTCGGAAGCCGGGGATTTGGCGCAGGTTCGGCTGGCGGCATTGGTCTCCGAGCGCCTGCATCAGGCCGGGGGGCAGCGGCTCGGCTTGAATGTATTCGAAACGATTCATCATGGATCTGAGGAAGGGTTTGCCGCGCTCGATTTTGAAACCCGCATGCGAGCGGTGGCCAAGCAATACGACCGCCATGCGATCGGGAGCGAAGCGCTGTTGTATTTGGCCCGGTATCATGAACGCCGCGACGAGATTCCGCAGGCGCTCTCCGTGTACAAGGAAATCGTAGAGCGCGGGGAGAGGGCTCCGGAAGATCCCTGGCCGATAACAGCGTCGAGGCGGCTGGCTACGCTGTTGCAGCCCTGGATGGAAGCGGCCGCCCGCTCGCAGGACGATGTCACCTTGATCAGCCTCTTTCAGCGTCATGGGCCCGCTGGCGAGCGGCACTATCTCGCCTCTCCGCTCCTGCTCACGATTGCCGATGCGCATCGGCGCCTGGGGTTTATCGGCGAAGCCGGGCGGCTCTATCAGGCGTTGGTGAAGGCGAACAAGCTGCCGGCGCTCACAGAGGAGGCCTTGGTCAGTCTCGGCAAAACCTATCTTGATCAGCACGATCCGGCCGCGGCGAGAGGCGTGCTGGAGCGGGCACGCCTCCAGTTTCCCGATGGCCGCTTTCAGTCCGAAGGGTTGCGGCTGCTCGTGACCGCGATGATGGAAGAGCAGGACACGGCCGGGTTGTTGCACTTCTGCCGCCAGTGGATTCTCCGCCATCCACGCCATCCGGAACGGCCCTGGATGTATCAGCAACTGGCGGCCGTCCTTCTCCAGATGAAGAAGCCCGACGAAGCGGTGCTGGCGGTTGAGGAAGCGTTTAAAGCGGGCGCGCCGAAATCCGTGGCCGCCCTGATGGCCTATGCCGATCTGTTGTCACAATTAAAACGCCATGAACAAGCGAACGAGGTGTACCACACGGTCATCGAGAAGAAACCGTCCCCCGCGCAGATCGACTGGGCCAGGCTCCAGATCGCGCGCGGGTGGCGGGCCTTGAAACAGTACGATCGCGCCACGGTCGCCTTGGCGGAATTGGGGCAGAGCGAGGATCAATTGCTCACGCGCTTTTCGGCTCACTATTACGACGTCATCCGGCAGGCGCGGCAGCAGCCGAAGGAGGAGGGACTATGA
- a CDS encoding ATP-binding protein produces the protein MTPPSAAHPAERDLLQQAFQTFDQAAHTLQQSYSTLTQRIEQMDVELAQSNDALRAQLRENEAMRLHLSGILNSLTTGVLVLDDAGKITRANAAAVTLLGVTQEALLEQPVAQVLERLHVCVSGHPQRVGQRLLTLSRSAMEASSGSPSGSLLLVHDVSQMCELEERLQRQHRLAAMGEMVGRIAHEIRNPLGSVELFASMLRRDLHEMPRSLGYAEQISQAVHGLDRLLSNLLLYTRPERSSRAWHRIEPLVLDALSLASHAMAKSAVDIRLNLDPRIPSLWCNEGQLKQVLLNLILNAVQAMPAGGRLTLALTGMADQPLGEPSIRMTVTDSGQGIDPANRQRIFDPFFTTKDEGTGLGLAIVHAIIDAHHGRIDVESRVGEGTTFTILLPQPAGGDDVTTDRCEMAGVTAVSPTPDARKMEDRRHD, from the coding sequence ATGACGCCACCGTCCGCGGCGCATCCGGCCGAACGCGATCTCTTGCAACAAGCCTTTCAGACCTTCGATCAAGCCGCCCATACGCTCCAGCAATCCTATTCGACGCTGACGCAGCGGATCGAGCAAATGGATGTGGAACTCGCGCAGAGCAACGACGCGTTGCGGGCCCAGTTGCGCGAGAATGAGGCCATGCGGCTGCATCTCAGCGGCATTCTCAACTCCCTGACAACCGGCGTGCTGGTGTTGGACGATGCGGGGAAGATTACCCGGGCGAATGCCGCGGCGGTGACGCTATTGGGTGTCACGCAGGAGGCTCTTCTGGAGCAGCCGGTCGCGCAGGTGTTGGAGCGCCTGCATGTCTGCGTCAGCGGGCATCCTCAACGTGTCGGGCAGAGACTGCTCACGCTGTCGCGGAGTGCGATGGAGGCCTCTTCAGGGAGTCCCTCCGGAAGCCTCTTGCTGGTGCATGACGTATCGCAGATGTGTGAATTGGAAGAGCGCCTTCAGCGGCAGCACCGTCTTGCCGCCATGGGGGAAATGGTCGGGCGCATTGCGCATGAGATTCGGAATCCCCTCGGCAGCGTGGAATTGTTCGCGTCGATGTTGCGCCGTGACCTGCACGAGATGCCGAGGAGTCTGGGGTACGCGGAACAGATCTCACAGGCCGTGCATGGGCTCGACCGGTTGTTGTCAAATTTGCTGCTGTATACGAGGCCGGAACGATCCTCCCGCGCCTGGCACCGGATTGAACCGCTGGTTCTCGATGCCTTGTCGCTGGCCTCACACGCCATGGCCAAGAGCGCGGTCGATATCCGGTTGAATCTGGATCCTCGGATTCCCTCACTCTGGTGCAACGAGGGCCAGCTCAAGCAGGTGCTGCTCAATCTGATTCTCAATGCCGTCCAGGCGATGCCGGCAGGAGGCCGGTTGACGCTGGCCCTTACCGGGATGGCCGATCAACCGCTCGGAGAGCCGTCGATTCGCATGACCGTCACGGATTCGGGCCAAGGGATCGATCCGGCCAACCGGCAGCGCATTTTCGACCCCTTCTTCACGACCAAGGATGAGGGAACCGGCCTGGGCCTGGCCATTGTGCATGCCATTATCGATGCCCATCACGGGCGCATCGATGTGGAGAGCCGGGTCGGTGAAGGCACCACGTTCACCATCCTGCTCCCGCAACCGGCGGGCGGCGATGATGTGACGACTGATCGTTGCGAGATGGCCGGCGTGACGGCTGTCTCACCCACCCCTGACGCCCGCAAGATGGAGGATCGCCGCCATGACTGA
- a CDS encoding sigma-54 dependent transcriptional regulator, with protein MTDRELLTDAPETIERVLIVDDEPSMRTALMETVRRLGYEVQGAVDGADALDRLVRFKPWLVLTDLKMPRMTGLDLIKEIKARAPQTMIVLMTAYGTVETAVEAMKYGASDYILKPFSMDLLERIILNLKDGRETESPTSPVAVEGRAILTQDPGMVRLLSTVEGVAASQATVLINGESGTGKELLARFIHARSPRAHRPFIAVNCAALPDGLLESELFGHERGAFTGAMLKKIGKFEMAHTGTILLDEISEMNLGLQAKLLRVLQEREVDRIGGRDPIPVNIRVIATTNRTLYREVEQGRFREDLYYRLNVFPITVPPLRERPADIALLARHFSGTAATRNGLPQPSLSDAALAHLQTLPWKGNVRELENVMERAVLLAGQGTILPAHLPSGQPDQMAMPAQAPASAAPPVQTLINGSLWEMERELIFKTLARVKDNRTHAAKELGISIRTLRNKLREYRETERPLSV; from the coding sequence ATGACTGACCGAGAGTTGCTGACAGATGCCCCTGAGACCATTGAGCGGGTGCTGATCGTTGATGATGAGCCGTCGATGCGCACGGCGCTCATGGAAACGGTTCGCCGTCTTGGCTATGAGGTGCAGGGCGCGGTCGACGGCGCCGATGCGCTGGACCGGCTTGTCCGGTTCAAGCCCTGGCTGGTTCTCACGGATCTGAAGATGCCCCGCATGACCGGCTTGGACCTGATCAAGGAGATCAAGGCGCGCGCGCCCCAGACGATGATCGTGCTCATGACCGCCTATGGCACGGTGGAGACGGCGGTTGAGGCCATGAAGTACGGAGCCAGCGATTATATCCTCAAACCGTTCTCGATGGATTTGCTGGAGCGTATCATTCTGAATTTGAAAGACGGCCGCGAAACCGAATCGCCCACCTCGCCCGTGGCGGTCGAAGGCCGGGCGATCCTTACGCAAGATCCCGGCATGGTCCGGCTCTTGAGCACGGTGGAAGGGGTGGCGGCCAGTCAAGCCACGGTCTTGATCAATGGCGAAAGCGGGACCGGAAAGGAGTTGCTGGCAAGATTTATCCACGCCCGCAGCCCTCGCGCCCATCGCCCCTTTATCGCGGTGAATTGCGCCGCCTTGCCGGACGGGTTGCTGGAGAGCGAGCTGTTCGGCCATGAGCGGGGCGCCTTTACGGGGGCGATGCTGAAGAAAATCGGAAAATTCGAAATGGCCCATACCGGCACCATCTTGCTGGACGAAATCAGCGAGATGAACCTGGGGTTGCAGGCCAAGCTCTTGCGCGTGTTGCAGGAGCGTGAAGTCGATCGCATTGGCGGACGGGATCCGATTCCCGTCAATATCCGGGTCATTGCCACCACGAACCGCACGCTGTATCGCGAAGTGGAGCAGGGGCGGTTTCGGGAGGATCTGTACTATCGGTTGAACGTATTTCCCATCACGGTGCCGCCCTTGCGCGAACGGCCTGCCGACATCGCCTTGCTGGCCCGGCATTTTTCCGGGACGGCAGCCACGCGCAACGGGCTTCCGCAGCCTAGTCTTTCCGACGCGGCGCTCGCGCATCTCCAGACGCTCCCCTGGAAAGGCAACGTGCGTGAACTGGAAAATGTGATGGAGCGGGCCGTGCTTTTGGCCGGGCAGGGGACGATCCTTCCGGCCCATCTCCCGTCAGGACAGCCGGATCAGATGGCGATGCCCGCACAGGCCCCGGCGTCAGCCGCGCCTCCGGTGCAGACGCTCATCAACGGATCTCTCTGGGAAATGGAGCGGGAGTTGATATTCAAAACTTTGGCGCGTGTCAAAGATAACCGCACGCATGCGGCCAAAGAATTGGGCATCAGCATTCGCACCTTACGCAATAAGTTGCGCGAATACCGGGAGACGGAGCGTCCGCTGTCGGTGTGA
- the flgB gene encoding flagellar basal body rod protein FlgB encodes MNIIDNTMQLLHRNMDLRSARQRVISSNLANEETPGYRASDLQFVEQLQAAHKGRFPLTLAVTQGQHIGPHGAQGYQTVTGKLAEVPAGDLPLDANSVNLELEMAKLSDNAMQYNAAASITAMRFHQLLSAIRDAR; translated from the coding sequence ATGAACATTATCGATAACACCATGCAATTGCTCCATCGGAATATGGATCTGCGGAGCGCCAGGCAGCGGGTGATCTCCTCCAACCTTGCCAACGAGGAAACGCCCGGCTATCGCGCGTCGGATCTGCAGTTTGTCGAACAATTACAGGCGGCCCACAAGGGACGCTTTCCGCTGACATTGGCGGTCACGCAGGGCCAGCATATCGGTCCGCATGGCGCGCAGGGGTATCAGACCGTGACGGGAAAATTGGCGGAAGTGCCTGCCGGGGATCTGCCCTTGGACGCCAACTCCGTCAATCTGGAACTGGAGATGGCCAAGCTGTCCGACAACGCCATGCAATACAACGCCGCCGCGAGCATTACGGCGATGCGGTTTCACCAATTGCTGAGTGCCATTCGGGATGCCCGGTAA
- the flgC gene encoding flagellar basal body rod protein FlgC has product MDMTDSMAISVSGLDAQRRRLNVIASNLANAQSTRTASGGPYKRRDVVFRSTAVPSAFQKAFRQVAIGQAAHALEGVSVSRVVEDPKPGQMIYDPHHPDADPKGFVRLPNVNVMEEMVNMIGASRAYEANVQAINATRAMWNKALEIGR; this is encoded by the coding sequence ATGGACATGACTGATTCGATGGCGATTTCGGTGTCGGGGCTTGACGCGCAGCGGCGCCGCTTGAATGTCATCGCGAGCAATCTGGCCAACGCGCAATCCACTAGAACTGCCAGCGGAGGGCCGTATAAACGCCGCGATGTGGTCTTTCGCTCGACCGCCGTGCCGAGTGCGTTTCAGAAGGCGTTCCGGCAGGTGGCGATCGGCCAGGCGGCGCATGCGCTGGAAGGCGTGTCCGTGTCGCGCGTGGTGGAGGACCCGAAGCCGGGACAGATGATCTACGATCCGCACCATCCGGACGCCGATCCCAAAGGGTTTGTGCGGCTGCCGAACGTCAATGTCATGGAGGAAATGGTGAACATGATCGGCGCGTCACGGGCCTATGAAGCCAACGTGCAAGCCATCAATGCCACCCGCGCCATGTGGAACAAGGCGCTAGAAATTGGACGATAA
- the fliE gene encoding flagellar hook-basal body complex protein FliE, whose product MTPIQGISPAIQPISDKIVSPGQGDSGASGTFVDSLKSAIGKANDVQLQANQAVDALMTGQTQDLHRTMVALQQADASFQLMMQIRNKLVGAYEEIQRMQI is encoded by the coding sequence ATGACGCCAATTCAGGGAATCTCTCCAGCCATTCAACCGATCTCTGACAAGATCGTCAGCCCGGGGCAGGGCGACTCCGGCGCGTCCGGCACCTTTGTGGATTCGCTGAAGTCGGCCATCGGCAAAGCCAACGACGTGCAGTTGCAGGCCAATCAGGCCGTCGATGCCCTCATGACCGGGCAAACCCAGGATCTCCATCGGACGATGGTGGCCTTGCAGCAAGCCGATGCCTCGTTTCAGCTGATGATGCAGATCCGCAATAAACTGGTGGGCGCCTACGAAGAAATTCAGCGGATGCAGATTTAA
- the fliF gene encoding flagellar basal-body MS-ring/collar protein FliF — MFSKFSINQRLIILVALAGSVAGLIALALWTQQPDMQVLFTNVNSEDAAAIIDKLKEAKTPYETTGGGATILVPSAQVHELRLQLATQGIPRGGGVGYEIFDRTSIGMSDFVQKLNYRRALQGELARTIAQMPEVERARVHLAIPERRLFANEQDRARASVVVSLRNSLTLSKSQVQGVVHLVASSVEGLQARDVTVVDGHGLLLSSTAADETVGLSSTQLEYQHTVEKDIETRVQSMLERIVGVNKAVVRVSGLIDFRKVETTEERYDPNGQVVRSEQRGQEKSSGVNGVSGGVPGVQSNVPPGSDLEAAQTSSNATQTKNETVNYEISRTVSRIVEPVGAIKKLSVAVLVDGTYETPKAADGEAAVDAVKKYIPRSEEDLKRIEEIVKKAMGYSAERQDQVQVVNVQFGFGPEEPAVSTVEAIADGPKPWIPYLRYGVGGLLFLLILFFVVRPLIAMLGPTAEEKGPSNEAGTPTLPAPVSAVEASLEAGVSRAQVVDMAKRSPENTAVVVKQWLKGNA, encoded by the coding sequence ATGTTTTCGAAATTCTCGATCAATCAACGCCTGATCATTCTTGTCGCGCTGGCCGGATCCGTGGCCGGGCTGATCGCCCTGGCGCTCTGGACGCAGCAGCCGGATATGCAAGTGCTCTTCACGAACGTGAACAGTGAAGACGCGGCGGCCATCATCGACAAGTTGAAAGAAGCGAAAACGCCGTACGAAACAACCGGCGGCGGCGCGACGATTCTCGTGCCCTCGGCCCAGGTGCATGAGTTGCGGCTGCAGCTCGCCACGCAAGGCATTCCGCGGGGAGGCGGCGTCGGGTATGAGATTTTCGACCGCACCTCCATCGGCATGTCGGACTTCGTGCAAAAGCTGAATTACCGGCGCGCGTTGCAGGGGGAGCTGGCCCGGACGATCGCGCAGATGCCGGAAGTCGAGCGGGCGCGCGTGCACCTGGCCATTCCCGAGCGGCGGCTCTTTGCCAACGAGCAGGATCGTGCCCGGGCGTCGGTTGTCGTGTCGTTGCGCAATAGTCTGACCTTGTCCAAATCCCAAGTGCAGGGCGTCGTCCATCTGGTGGCCAGCAGTGTGGAGGGGCTTCAGGCGCGCGATGTCACTGTTGTGGACGGACACGGACTGTTGCTGTCCTCCACGGCTGCGGATGAAACGGTGGGCTTGAGCAGCACGCAGCTGGAATATCAGCACACGGTCGAAAAGGACATCGAGACCAGAGTGCAAAGCATGCTCGAGCGGATTGTCGGTGTGAACAAGGCCGTGGTCCGCGTCTCCGGCCTGATCGATTTTCGCAAAGTCGAAACGACGGAAGAGCGCTACGATCCGAACGGGCAGGTGGTGCGCAGCGAACAGCGCGGCCAGGAAAAGTCGAGCGGCGTGAACGGTGTGTCTGGCGGGGTGCCCGGTGTCCAGTCGAATGTGCCGCCGGGTTCCGATCTGGAAGCCGCTCAAACCAGTTCCAATGCCACGCAAACCAAGAATGAGACCGTCAATTATGAAATCAGCCGGACCGTGTCCCGCATCGTGGAACCGGTCGGCGCGATCAAGAAGCTCTCTGTCGCCGTGCTGGTCGATGGCACCTACGAGACACCGAAAGCGGCGGACGGAGAGGCGGCGGTGGATGCCGTGAAAAAATACATTCCGCGATCGGAAGAAGATTTGAAGCGCATCGAAGAGATTGTCAAAAAAGCCATGGGCTATTCCGCCGAGCGGCAGGATCAAGTGCAGGTCGTGAACGTCCAGTTCGGATTCGGCCCAGAAGAACCGGCTGTCTCGACGGTCGAAGCCATCGCCGACGGACCCAAGCCGTGGATTCCCTATCTCCGCTATGGCGTGGGCGGCCTGTTGTTCCTCCTGATTCTCTTCTTCGTGGTCCGTCCGCTGATTGCCATGCTGGGGCCCACCGCGGAGGAGAAAGGGCCGTCAAACGAGGCGGGAACACCGACCCTTCCGGCTCCGGTCAGCGCGGTCGAAGCCTCGCTCGAAGCGGGCGTGTCACGCGCGCAGGTGGTCGATATGGCCAAGCGGAGCCCTGAGAACACCGCGGTGGTCGTCAAGCAGTGGCTGAAGGGGAATGCGTAG
- the fliG gene encoding flagellar motor switch protein FliG: protein MAAAPKQMAGEQKAAILLRAIGEEAAAQVLKQLDPKEIKKLGNYMNGTAKITKEEEELVISEFQAASAVGEVQFKGNEYIKNILIKALGPEKAKAIIESMSRKTYPGLEALKWVDVKTIVQMVKTEHPQTIAVIFAHLESEQASQVLAQLPEFLRGDVALRLATMEDVQPDVLEELSNTLQETLLASTGMRAQTLGGAEVMADIMTRLDKNTEGTIMAKIAERSQPLADAIRALMFVFDDLIKLDDRGMQELMKEISKDDLPLALRGADLTIQDKFFKNMSSRAAEMLKEDMESKGPVRITDVERAQQNILKVCRKLEEEGRIIVAGAGEEML, encoded by the coding sequence ATGGCGGCAGCACCCAAGCAAATGGCAGGTGAGCAGAAGGCCGCGATTCTGCTGCGCGCGATCGGAGAGGAAGCGGCGGCGCAAGTCCTCAAGCAGCTGGATCCCAAGGAGATCAAGAAGCTTGGGAACTACATGAATGGGACGGCTAAAATTACCAAGGAAGAAGAAGAATTGGTGATTTCCGAATTCCAAGCCGCCAGCGCGGTCGGTGAAGTGCAGTTCAAAGGCAATGAATACATCAAGAATATCCTGATCAAAGCCCTGGGTCCGGAGAAAGCCAAGGCCATCATCGAGTCGATGAGCCGCAAAACCTACCCCGGACTCGAAGCCCTCAAATGGGTCGATGTGAAAACCATCGTGCAAATGGTGAAGACCGAACATCCGCAGACGATCGCGGTGATTTTTGCCCATCTGGAAAGCGAACAGGCGAGCCAGGTGCTGGCGCAGTTGCCGGAATTTCTGCGCGGCGACGTCGCGCTGCGTTTGGCCACGATGGAAGATGTGCAGCCGGACGTGTTGGAGGAACTCAGTAATACACTTCAAGAAACGCTGCTGGCCAGCACCGGCATGCGGGCCCAGACGCTTGGTGGAGCTGAAGTGATGGCCGACATCATGACGCGGCTCGATAAAAACACGGAAGGCACCATCATGGCGAAGATCGCGGAACGGAGCCAGCCGCTGGCGGATGCCATCCGAGCGTTGATGTTCGTGTTCGACGACTTGATCAAGCTGGACGATCGCGGCATGCAGGAGCTGATGAAGGAAATCAGCAAGGACGATCTCCCGCTGGCTTTGCGCGGCGCCGATCTCACCATCCAGGATAAGTTTTTCAAGAATATGTCCTCCCGTGCGGCAGAAATGCTCAAGGAAGACATGGAGTCCAAAGGTCCGGTCAGGATTACCGATGTGGAGCGCGCCCAGCAAAACATTCTCAAGGTATGCCGCAAGCTGGAGGAGGAAGGCCGTATTATCGTGGCGGGAGCCGGGGAGGAAATGCTCTAG